A genomic segment from Bombus huntii isolate Logan2020A chromosome 13, iyBomHunt1.1, whole genome shotgun sequence encodes:
- the LOC126872329 gene encoding fas apoptotic inhibitory molecule 1, producing MAAMLLKSLHTLESLDEPTAKWSVPLSDGNHVIEFEHGTATGRRLVKVDGEKIIYRDWMFHLVGDEVFTFNDNKFVIRIDPIRGLKYSYSLWVNGKPYKSFVRSQSKILETWLANVRNEEYRIVLDKQTQNVWVNGQQTETENEFTDDGAEILFTVGDLPASIRTYSSGQKNIGITYSLCIDEIEIGKETLLEEDADM from the exons ATGGCTGCTATGCTGTTAAA GAGTTTGCACACtttggaatcgttggacgaaccAACTGCAAAATGGAGCGTCCCCTTAAGCGATGGAAATCACGTGATAGAATTCGAACATGGTACGGCGACGGGTCGTCGATTGGTGAAGGTTGATGGCGAAAAGATAATTTACAGAGATTGGATGTTTCATTTAGTTGGAGACGAAGTTTTCACTTTCAACGATAATAAATTCGTAATTAGGATCGATCCAATCCGAG GTTTGAAATATTCTTACTCATTATGGGTGAATGGGAAGCCTTACAAAAGCTTTGTGCGATCGCAGTCGAAAATCTTGGAAACCTGGTTGGCTAATGTTAGAAATGAAGAATATAGAATAGTTCTAG ATAAACAAACTCAAAACGTTTGGGTGAATGGCCAACAGACTGAGACTGAG AATGAATTTACCGATGACGGtgcagaaattttatttacggTAGGAGATCTCCCAGCATCGATTAGAACTTACAGTTCTGGTCAGAAAAATATTGGAATAACATACTCTTTATGCATCGACGAGATAGAAATTGGAAAGGAAACGCTTCTTGAAGAAGATGCAGACATGTAG
- the LOC126872616 gene encoding uncharacterized protein LOC126872616, whose protein sequence is MSMRESIFSIGSRMIQRHDDDISFDVMNLDDLHQTHSDLLQEIWMLTLENDMYERYLSRQDPHGLKRVHKENLSIVQNSYQAIKNVLDRAKITRRVTAHLLPRSSRMSFRESVINVHDPGRYSVVSTPSIVSMPSVSRLGATSIMTVGTTGDSPKITIAHRMFMARKEVEEMKRKLEQMQVFVRKKKATMRAKIEEIEIRISEAHESTAEFESEVVVEGVDSITGKIPAERVIR, encoded by the exons ATGTCGATGCGGGAGAGTATATTCAGTATCGGATCCCGAATGATCCAGAGACACGACGATGACATAAGTTTCGATG TTATGAATCTTGATGACTTGCATCAAACGCACAGTGACCTCTTGCAAGAAATCTGGATGTTGACCCTAGAAAACGACATGTATGAGCGGTACCTGAGTCGACAAGATCCTCACGGTCTCAAAA gagttcataaagaaaatttatctatCGTCCAAAATTCTTATCAAGCCATCAAGAATGTCCTGGACAGAGCAAAAATCACAAGAAGAGTTACAGCACACTTATTACCAAGATCATCGCGTATGAGCTTCCGAGAAAGCGTAATAAATGTCCATGACCCTGGCAGATATAGTGTTGTTAGTACACCTAGCATTGTCAGCATGCCGTCCGTAAGTCGATTAGGAGCAACAAGCATCATGACAGTGGGAACTACAGGCGATAGCCCGAA AATCACAATAGCACATCGGATGTTTATGGCAAGAAAGGAAGTGGAGGAGATGAAACGGAAACTGGAACAGATGCAAGTGTTCGtgcgaaagaagaaagcaacCATGAGGGCAAAGATCGAGGAAATCGAAATTCGGATCAGCGAGGCGCATGAATCGACGGCAGAGTTCGAATCGGAAGTGGTTGTAGAGGGCGTGGACTCTATAACAGGGAAGATTCCTGCCGAACGAGTGATCAGGTGA
- the LOC126872325 gene encoding fumarylacetoacetase, whose translation MKSFVKYPPNCDFPIENLPYGVFSTKRNPQKRIGVAIGDRILDLSAISHLFDGPLLRNNQDVFHRDCLNDFMALGRPSWLEARTKLQDLLSISNPTLQEINTHSKVFVEQNEATMHLPAKIGDYTDFYSSIHHATNVGTMFRGKENALMPNWKYLPVAYHGRASSVVVSGTPIRRPHGQTLPVEGAPPAFGPSRLMDFELEVAFFVGPPTNLGDAVSASKAYDHIFGMVAMNDWSARDIQKWEYVPLGPFGAKNFGTTISPWVVTMEALQPFKVPNVPQDPTPFPYLQHSEPCNFDIKLEVDIKTPNGIVTTVCRSNYKYQYWTPRQQLAHHTVTGCNINPGDLMASGTISGEADDSYGSMLELSWKGTRPIPLKDGTNRKFLQDGDEVIIRGYCLGDGYRIGFGPCSGKLLPPITQ comes from the exons ATGAAGTCTTTCGTGAAGTATCCTCCAAACTGTGATTTTCCAATTGAAAATCTCCCTTACGGTGTCTTTTCTACAAAACGCAAC CCTCAAAAGAGAATAGGAGTAGCAATAGGCGACAGAATTTTAGATCTATCCGCTATTTCACACCTGTTCGATGGACCATTGTTAAGAAACAATCAAGATGTATTTCATCGTGATTGCCTCAATGATTTTATGGCCTTGGGAAGACCTAGTTGGCTGGAGGCCAGAACCAAACTTCAAGATTTATTATCAATCAGTAATCCTACACTGCAAGAAATAAATACTCATtcgaa GGTATTTGTAGAACAGAATGAAGCAACGATGCATCTACCGGCAAAAATTGGTGATTATACggatttttattcttccatTCATCACGCTACAAATGTAGGCACAATGTTCCGTGGAAAGGAAAATGCTCTGATGCCAAATTG GAAATATTTGCCAGTTGCTTACCATGGAAGAGCAAGCTCAGTCGTCGTTTCTGGCACGCCGATAAGGAGACCTCATGGTCAGACACTTCCTGTAGAGGGTGCGCCTCCAGCGTTCGGCCCTTCTAGATTAATGGACTTCGAATTGGAAGTAGCGTTCTTTGTTGGACCTCCTACAAATTTAGGTGACGCCGTTTCAGCATCCAAAGCTTATGACCATATCTTTGGAATGGTCGCTATGAACGACTGGAGTG cGAGAGACATTCAAAAATGGGAATACGTTCCACTGGGACCTTTCGGAGCAAAAAATTTCGGAACCACAATTTCCCCATGGGTAGTCACCATGGAGGCTTTACAGCCTTTCAAAGTACCTAATGTGCCACAAGATCCAACCCCATTTCCTTATCTACAGCATAGCGAACCttgtaactttgatattaaattagaaGTTGACATTAAAA CTCCAAATGGTATCGTTACCACTGTCTGTCGCAGTAACTATAAATACCAGTACTGGACACCCCGACAACAATTAGCTCACCACACCGTAACCGGATGCAATATCAATCCGGGTGACTTAATGGCTTCCGGTACGATAAGTGGCGAG GCTGATGATTCCTATGGTTCCATGCTCGAGCTCTCTTGGAAAGGCACTCGACCTATACCGTTAAAAGATGGGACCAACCGGAAGTTTCTGCAAGATGGTGACGAAGTGATTATACGCG GTTACTGCCTCGGTGATGGGTATAGAATCGGATTTGGACCGTGTTCGGGAAAATTGTTACCTCCTATTactcaataa
- the LOC126872334 gene encoding coiled-coil domain-containing protein 113 has protein sequence MCFRVYRRIVNAFFTRDFSRRFIEEWLRSANTILERLRLKSATLRMLIRKARQQLAQRKELGELLHAVDFEKLSIENQDYAKMLEEKNLYVIDMKRIAGYYHLKLTQHKQKLGDLLRKLNEVKSEIITKQDQIKELKIEQRVVEVKVKRQNRKLQNLLSFMDNHVAPDILEFVHIQVECRELDKTYKLLQRRRNIEKIIFEEYRKQSQIRKKSRMDEEARQRQ, from the exons ATGTGTTTCAGAGTATACCGCCGTATTGTGAATGCATTTTTCACGCGCGACTTCTCGCGAAGATTCATCGAAGAATGGCTGAGATCGGCGAACACGATACTAGAGAGGCTAAGATTGAAGAGCGCTACATTGAGAATGCTGATCAGAAAGGCTAGACAGCAGCTTGCTCAGAGGAAGGAACTAGGCGAGTTACTTCACGCCGTTGACTTCGAGAAATTAAGCATCGAGAACCAGGATTACGCAAAGATGCTCGAAGAAAAGAACTTGTACGTGATAGATATGAAGAGAATCGCAG GGTACTACCATCTGAAACTGACGCAACACAAGCAGAAACTGGGAGATCTGTTGCGTAAATTGAACGAGGTGAAGAGCGAAATTATAACGAAACAGGATCAGATTAAAGAGTTAAAGATCGAGCAGCGGGTCGTTGAGGTTAAAGTGAAACGGCAGAACAggaaattgcaaaatttattgAGTTTCATGGATAATCATGTC GCACCagatattttagaatttgtCCACATACAAGTAGAATGCAGGGAATTAGACAAAACTTATAAATTACTGCAGAGACGTAGGAATATCGAGAAGATAATATTTGAGGAGTATAGAAAACAGTCTCAGATCAGAAAGAAATCTCGTATGGACGAAGAAGCCAGGCAAAGACAGTAA